The following coding sequences are from one Ornithodoros turicata isolate Travis chromosome 1, ASM3712646v1, whole genome shotgun sequence window:
- the LOC135392901 gene encoding uncharacterized protein LOC135392901, whose protein sequence is MEISSDVTENESSISAAPNQQHSTFDTSQGSDREEHAEFTGLEEFILDAKKMYVPIGGVLTHLLQKTDIYRNISKTTTTVSSDITTLKDFRDGTVYRKHQGTLAHASSVWTLYILLYTDELEIANPIGPRRGVHKLLVVYFCLLNLHPRFRSQLQNMYVVIIAKYKDIQEHGLHEVLKPMLDELNILYHDGVQYRQNDELCTARVFVQAFCGDNLSMNKLGGFSSSFAGGRVCRFCLAQAADLNRLTREDLCVVRTNAVHMEHLTAIATNPDNKKLYGVYSRSPLLDLGYFDVTLQLPPDVMHDLFEGSFAYVMHHVLKGLVDDSIFSVCDLSKVSSFSYGFHDNHNRPDELSSTFLSDHRCLKGTASQRWCLFRLLPLIFSSGIPEGNEHWDVYLTFRGIVDMLLAEEMPVDCVPYLEVRIQDFLKCFTTQYPSARIIPKIHFLIHYPRMMLALGPLRYYWCMRFEAKHQYFKALASRVKNFRNICKTLANRHQLMQCYYLHASSQDSGYKTSVPKSVASSSLQRCVQEIAREQEVWEVRCATLNAVTYRTEDIIVQKKGDIPDFSQISGVYIIAGKIYLLLNDLIVQGYRRHKCVYRVSRSNVYRIGLRGQEASHHMLDLYSGGEVMPMWELICKE, encoded by the exons ATGGAGATCTCATCAGATGTCACTGAGAATGAGAGTTCAATCAGTGCAGCTCCTAACCAGCAACACAGTACTTTTGATACGAGCCAGGGGTCAGACAGAGAAGAACATGCAGAGTTTACAGGGTTGGAAGAGTTCATCCTTGATGCAAAGAAGATG TATGTACCTATTGGAGGTGTCCTGACCCATTTGCTTCAAAAAACAGACATCTACCGAAATATTTCTAAGACGACAACAACTGTTTCATCGGACATCACTACTCTCAAGGATTTTCGGGATGGCACTGTGTACAGGAAGCACCAGGGTACTCTGGCTCATGCATCATCTGTATGGACACTCTACATCTTGCTGTACACAGATGAGCTAGAAATTGCAAACCCAATTGGCCCTAGACGTGGTGTACACAAGCTTCTAGTCGTCTACTTTTGCCTGCTCAACTTGCACCCAAGGTTCAGGTCGCAGCTACAGAACATGTACGTGGTGATCATTGCCAAATACAAGGACATTCAGGAGCACGGCCTCCACGAAGTATTGAAGCCAATGCTCGATGAGCTTAACATCCTCTATCATGACGGTGTGCAGTACAGACAAAATGATGAACTCTGCACAGCACGTGTCTTTGTGCAGGCATTTTGTGGGGACAACCTCTCCATGAACAAGCTTGGGGGCTTTTCTTCATCATTTGCGGGTGGAAGAGTCTGTCGCTTTTGCCTAGCCCAAGCAGCCGACCTCAACAGGCTCACCAGAGAGGACCTGTGCGTGGTACGAACAAATGCTGTCCACATGGAGCATCTGACTGCAATAGCTACGAACCCTGACAACAAGAAATTGTATGGTGTGTACAGTAGGTCACCGCTTCTTGACTTAGGGTACTTCGACGTAACACTACAGCTTCCGCCTGACGTAATGCATGATTTATTCGAAGGCTCTTTTGCTTATGTCATGCATCACGTCTTAAAGGGCCTTGTTGATGACAGTATCTTCTCAGTCTGCGACCTCTCCAAAGTTTCTTCCTTTTCCTACGGTTTTCACGATAACCACAACAGACCCGATGAACTCAGCAGCACCTTCCTGTCGGACCACCGTTGTCTAAAGGGCACTGCCTCTCAGAGGTGGTGCCTCTTCCGCCTCTTGCCACTCATATTCAGCTCAGGCATACCAGAAGGCAACGAGCACTGGGACGTGTACCTAACTTTCCGTGGCATAGTAGATATGCTGCTTGCGGAGGAAATGCCTGTCGACTGTGTCCCATACCTCGAAGTGAGGATTCAAGATTTCCTGAAGTGCTTCACCACCCAGTATCCTTCAGCCAGGATCATCCCAAAGATACACTTTCTCATCCATTACCCACGGATGATGCTGGCATTGGGTCCCCTCAGATATTACTGGTGCATGCGCTTTGAGGCTAAACACCAATATTTTAAAGCTTTAGCCTCAAGAGTGAAGAACTTTAGGAATATCTGTAAGACACTGGCAAACCGGCACCAGCTCATGCAGTGTTACTATCTTCATGCGTCTTCCCAGGACTCTGGCTACAAAACCTCTGTACCAAAGAGCGTGGCAAGCTCTTCCCTGCAACGGTGTGTACAGGAAATTGCAAGGGAACAGGAAGTATGGGAAGTGAGATGTGCTACATTAAATGCTGTCACCTACAGGACCGAAGACATCATAGTGCAGAAGAAGGGAGACATTCCGGATTTCTCGCAAATTTCTGGTGTCTACATTATAGCAGGGAAGATTTACCTACTTCTGAATGACCTTATAGTTCAGGGCTACCGACGACACAAGTGTGTGTACAGGGTGAGCAGAAGTAATGTTTACAGGATCGGTTTGCGTGGACAAGAGGCATCGCATCATATGCTGGACCTGTATTCTGGCGGTGAGGTGATGCCAATGTGGGAACTAATATGCAAAGAGTAG